One region of Cyanobium sp. M30B3 genomic DNA includes:
- the radA gene encoding DNA repair protein RadA, which yields MARSVTLYVCTSCGAQTRQFFGRCSSCGSWNTLVEQAATPAADSRRRRPVAAADDEVAMAPRPRRSEPIGAVGERPLQRLASGYGELDRVLGGGLVPGSLVLLGGDPGIGKSTLLLQSARSMAGRASVLYVSAEESAQQVKLRWRRLARMDAADRAEPATPDADGDVQLLAETDLELVLQELEALRPAVAIIDSIQALHDAELASAPGSVAQVRECAAALARIAKRQDTALLLVGHVTKEGALAGPKVLEHLVDAVLTFEGDRFASHRLLRAVKNRFGATHELGVFEMRDRGLAEVNNPSELFLGGSEPSSGTATIVACEGTRPLLVELQALVSTTSYASPRRSATGIAVNRLHQILAVLEKHLGLPLSRFDCYLAVAGGLEVEEPAADLGVAAAVVASYRDLTLPPGTVLVGELGLGGQLRPVGQLELRLQEAARLGFTRAVVPRGTGLGKAASGLGLELLEAGTVAAALVAALGVNPADDRP from the coding sequence CCGTGGCCGCCGCTGATGACGAGGTGGCGATGGCGCCCCGGCCCCGTCGCTCCGAGCCGATCGGCGCCGTGGGCGAGCGGCCCCTGCAGCGCCTGGCCAGCGGCTACGGCGAGCTCGACCGGGTGCTCGGGGGCGGCCTGGTGCCGGGCTCCCTGGTGCTGCTCGGCGGTGACCCCGGCATCGGCAAGAGCACGTTGTTGCTGCAGAGCGCCCGCTCCATGGCCGGCCGGGCCTCGGTGCTCTATGTGAGCGCGGAGGAGTCGGCCCAGCAGGTGAAGCTGCGCTGGCGCCGCCTGGCCCGCATGGACGCGGCGGATCGGGCCGAACCAGCCACGCCGGATGCCGATGGCGATGTGCAGCTGCTGGCCGAGACCGACCTGGAGCTGGTGCTGCAGGAGCTCGAAGCCCTGCGCCCGGCGGTGGCGATCATCGACAGCATCCAGGCCCTGCACGACGCCGAACTGGCCAGCGCCCCCGGTTCGGTGGCCCAGGTGCGCGAGTGCGCCGCCGCCCTGGCCCGCATCGCCAAGCGCCAGGACACGGCCCTGCTGCTGGTGGGCCACGTCACCAAAGAGGGCGCCCTTGCGGGCCCCAAGGTGCTGGAGCACCTGGTGGATGCGGTGCTCACCTTCGAGGGCGATCGCTTCGCCAGCCACCGGTTGCTGCGGGCGGTGAAGAACCGCTTCGGCGCCACCCATGAGCTGGGGGTGTTCGAGATGCGCGATCGCGGCCTGGCGGAGGTGAACAACCCCAGCGAGCTGTTCCTGGGCGGCAGCGAGCCCAGCAGCGGCACCGCCACGATCGTGGCCTGTGAGGGCACCCGGCCCCTGCTGGTGGAGCTGCAGGCCCTGGTGAGCACCACCAGCTATGCCAGCCCGCGCCGCAGCGCCACCGGCATCGCCGTGAACCGCCTGCACCAGATCCTGGCGGTGCTGGAGAAGCACCTGGGCCTGCCCCTCTCGCGCTTCGACTGCTACCTGGCGGTGGCCGGTGGCCTGGAGGTGGAGGAGCCGGCGGCGGATCTGGGGGTGGCCGCGGCGGTGGTGGCCAGCTACCGCGACCTCACCCTGCCGCCCGGCACGGTGCTGGTGGGGGAGCTGGGGCTGGGGGGGCAGCTGCGGCCGGTGGGCCAGCTGGAGCTGCGCCTGCAGGAGGCGGCCCGGCTGGGCTTCACCCGGGCGGTGGTGCCCAGGGGCACCGGCCTTGGCAAGGCCGCCTCAGGGCTGGGACTGGAGCTGCTGGAGGCCGGCACCGTGGCCGCCGCCCTGGTGGCGGCCCTGGGGGTGAACCCGGCTGACGATCGGCCCTGA
- a CDS encoding photosystem I assembly protein Ycf3, with the protein MPRSQRNDNFIDKSFTVMADLILKVLPTNRRAKEAFAYYRDGMSAQADGEYAEALENYEEALKLEDDPNDKAFILYNMALVFASNGEHARALDHYGQALELNNKMPQALNNMAVIHHHLGSIAEEQGDADEADRQYDQAADYWGKAIRLAPNNYIEALNWLKTSGRGSADVYF; encoded by the coding sequence GTGCCCCGCTCCCAACGCAACGACAACTTCATCGACAAGAGCTTCACGGTGATGGCGGACCTGATCCTCAAGGTGCTGCCCACCAACCGGCGCGCCAAGGAGGCCTTCGCCTACTACCGCGATGGCATGAGCGCCCAGGCCGACGGCGAGTACGCCGAGGCCCTGGAGAACTACGAGGAGGCCCTCAAGCTCGAGGACGACCCCAACGACAAGGCCTTCATCCTCTACAACATGGCGCTGGTGTTCGCCTCCAACGGTGAGCACGCCAGGGCGCTCGACCACTACGGCCAGGCCCTGGAGCTCAACAACAAGATGCCCCAGGCGCTCAACAACATGGCGGTGATCCACCACCACCTTGGCTCGATCGCTGAAGAGCAGGGCGACGCCGATGAGGCCGACCGCCAGTACGACCAGGCCGCCGACTACTGGGGCAAGGCCATTCGCCTGGCCCCCAACAACTACATCGAAGCCCTGAACTGGCTCAAGACCAGCGGCCGCGGCAGCGCCGACGTGTACTTCTGA
- a CDS encoding cation-translocating P-type ATPase yields MPLSPASTELEPLPVEPLPVEPLLLEIEGMKCASCVSAVERRLLEQPGVRQVSVNLLTRTAWVELDPAQRSQPLEQALAAMGFTARPRSSEPQPSSRRERQQHRSWWQLWRQLLVALVLLVVSGMGHFGLVAPTLWQGPGGLVLTAEWFHALVATAALLGPGRPILVKGARSALSGIPSMDTLVGLGVGSGYLASLVGLLWPGTGLPCFFNEPVMLLAFVLLGRFLEERARFRTGLALEQLAELQPDTALLLVGDGPPREVRVGGLRPGDRVRLLPGDRVPVDGLVLEGESAVDVSALTGEPLPLQAAAGSELAAGSLNLEAPLVLEVQRSGGESAVARIIHLVEQAQSRKAPIQGLTDRVAGRFTVLVLALAAATFLFWWLWGTTLWPQVLHPDSAHGGHGGHGVLGVSAETPLSLALQLAIAVLVVACPCALGLATPTVMTVSSGLAARSGLLFRGGDAIEMASRLHTLFFDKTGTLTVGRPLVTAVEPAPSVTAEQLLQLAASLEASTRHPLAHALLQEATARQLPLLETSDASTHAGAGVEGTVAGESCRVGRLSWVAAEAAADGAPGALDHWQGRQAALEADGASVLAVAQGGRLLGLVAVQDAPRPDAAGVLARLRQLGFALGLLSGDRRQPVQQLGSLLGLQAGELVWELRPEQKLERIMACRAAGPVAMVGDGINDAPALAAADLGIAVGTGTQIAQDSADLVVMGERLEGIVVALRLARRTMAKVRQNLGWAFGYNLIVLPIAAGALLPGFGVLLTPPLAALLMALSSITVVLNALLLRHA; encoded by the coding sequence ATGCCACTCTCGCCTGCCTCCACCGAGCTGGAGCCCCTGCCGGTGGAGCCCCTGCCGGTGGAGCCCCTGCTGCTGGAGATCGAGGGGATGAAGTGCGCCAGCTGTGTGAGCGCTGTGGAGAGGCGGCTGCTGGAGCAGCCCGGCGTGCGCCAGGTGAGCGTGAACCTGCTCACGCGCACCGCCTGGGTGGAGCTGGATCCTGCCCAGCGCAGCCAGCCCCTGGAGCAGGCCCTGGCGGCCATGGGTTTCACCGCCAGACCCCGCTCCAGTGAGCCGCAACCCAGCAGTCGCCGGGAGCGCCAGCAGCACCGCAGCTGGTGGCAGCTCTGGCGCCAGCTGCTGGTGGCCCTGGTGCTGCTGGTGGTGTCGGGGATGGGCCACTTCGGCCTGGTGGCCCCCACGCTCTGGCAGGGGCCGGGGGGCCTGGTGTTGACCGCCGAGTGGTTCCACGCCCTGGTGGCCACCGCGGCCCTGCTGGGGCCCGGCCGGCCGATTCTTGTGAAGGGGGCCCGTTCGGCCCTGTCGGGGATCCCCAGCATGGACACCCTGGTGGGCCTGGGGGTGGGCAGTGGCTACCTGGCCAGCCTGGTGGGCCTGCTCTGGCCAGGAACGGGGCTGCCCTGCTTCTTCAACGAGCCGGTGATGCTGCTGGCCTTCGTGTTGCTCGGCCGTTTCCTGGAGGAACGGGCCCGCTTCCGCACCGGCCTGGCCCTGGAGCAGCTGGCTGAACTGCAGCCGGACACCGCCCTGCTGCTGGTGGGCGATGGCCCGCCCCGGGAGGTGCGCGTGGGGGGCCTGCGGCCCGGAGACCGGGTGCGCCTGCTGCCGGGTGACCGGGTGCCGGTGGATGGGCTCGTGCTGGAGGGGGAATCGGCGGTGGATGTGTCGGCCCTCACGGGCGAGCCCCTGCCCCTGCAGGCTGCCGCCGGCAGCGAACTGGCCGCCGGCAGCCTCAACCTGGAGGCGCCGCTGGTGCTGGAGGTGCAGCGCAGCGGCGGCGAGAGCGCCGTGGCCCGGATCATCCACCTGGTGGAGCAGGCCCAGAGCCGCAAGGCGCCGATCCAGGGCCTCACCGACCGGGTGGCGGGACGCTTCACCGTGCTGGTGCTCGCCCTGGCCGCGGCCACCTTCCTGTTCTGGTGGCTGTGGGGCACGACCCTCTGGCCCCAGGTGCTGCATCCCGATTCCGCCCACGGCGGCCATGGCGGCCATGGGGTGCTCGGCGTGTCGGCCGAGACGCCCTTGAGCCTGGCTCTGCAGCTGGCGATCGCCGTGCTGGTGGTGGCCTGCCCCTGTGCCCTCGGCCTGGCCACCCCCACCGTGATGACGGTGAGTTCCGGGCTGGCGGCCCGCTCTGGGCTGCTCTTCCGCGGCGGTGATGCCATCGAGATGGCCTCCCGCCTGCACACGCTGTTCTTCGACAAGACCGGCACCCTCACCGTGGGCCGGCCGCTGGTCACGGCCGTGGAGCCGGCGCCATCGGTGACCGCCGAGCAGCTGCTGCAGCTGGCCGCCAGCCTGGAGGCCAGCACCCGCCATCCCCTGGCCCATGCCCTGCTGCAGGAGGCCACAGCCCGCCAGCTGCCTCTGCTGGAGACCAGCGATGCCTCCACCCACGCCGGTGCCGGGGTGGAGGGCACGGTGGCCGGCGAGTCCTGCCGAGTGGGCCGGCTCAGCTGGGTGGCGGCCGAAGCCGCCGCCGATGGCGCACCGGGGGCCCTGGACCACTGGCAGGGCCGGCAGGCGGCCCTGGAGGCCGATGGCGCCTCCGTGCTGGCGGTGGCCCAGGGAGGCCGCCTGCTGGGCCTGGTGGCGGTTCAGGATGCGCCCCGCCCCGATGCGGCCGGGGTGCTGGCCCGCCTGCGCCAGCTGGGTTTTGCTCTGGGTTTGCTCAGCGGCGACCGCCGCCAGCCGGTGCAGCAGCTGGGATCCCTGCTGGGCTTGCAGGCCGGTGAGCTGGTGTGGGAGCTGCGGCCGGAGCAGAAGCTGGAGCGGATCATGGCCTGCCGCGCCGCCGGCCCCGTGGCCATGGTGGGCGATGGCATCAACGACGCCCCCGCCCTGGCGGCGGCCGACCTGGGCATCGCCGTGGGCACCGGCACCCAGATCGCCCAGGACAGCGCCGACCTGGTGGTGATGGGTGAGCGCCTGGAGGGCATCGTGGTGGCCCTGCGGCTGGCCCGGCGCACGATGGCCAAGGTGCGCCAGAACCTGGGCTGGGCCTTCGGCTACAACCTGATCGTGTTGCCGATCGCCGCCGGTGCCCTGCTGCCCGGCTTCGGCGTGCTGCTCACCCCTCCCCTGGCTGCTTTGCTGATGGCCCTGAGCTCGATCACCGTGGTGCTCAACGCCCTGCTGCTGCGCCATGCCTGA
- the tmk gene encoding dTMP kinase: MPEAVRRPGRFVVLEGIDGCGKTTQLQRLLAWLPGSGLLAPGGQVVVTREPGGTPLGQALRQLLLHPPQGAAPLTTAELLLYAADRAQHVEQVIRPALAAGHWVLSDRFSGSTAAYQGHGRGLDLSLIAQLEAIATGGLQPDLTLWLDLPLAESLRRRGGRAPDRIEAGGQPFLERVASGFAALAEQRGWIPIDAAADPQQVGEACRAALRALER, translated from the coding sequence ATGCCTGAGGCAGTCCGCCGGCCCGGCCGTTTTGTGGTGCTGGAGGGCATCGATGGCTGCGGCAAGACCACCCAGCTGCAGCGGCTGCTGGCCTGGTTGCCCGGCAGTGGCCTGCTGGCCCCGGGCGGCCAGGTGGTGGTCACCCGCGAGCCCGGTGGCACGCCCCTGGGCCAGGCCCTGCGCCAGCTGCTCCTCCATCCGCCCCAGGGGGCGGCACCGCTCACCACGGCCGAGCTGCTGCTGTACGCGGCCGACCGGGCCCAGCACGTGGAGCAGGTGATCCGGCCGGCCCTGGCGGCGGGGCACTGGGTGCTGAGTGATCGCTTCAGCGGCTCCACCGCCGCCTACCAGGGCCATGGCCGTGGCCTCGACCTCAGCCTGATCGCCCAGCTGGAGGCGATCGCCACCGGGGGTCTGCAGCCCGACCTCACCCTCTGGCTGGATCTGCCCCTGGCCGAATCCCTGCGCCGGCGCGGTGGTCGGGCGCCGGACCGCATCGAGGCGGGTGGCCAGCCCTTTCTGGAGCGGGTGGCCTCGGGCTTTGCCGCCCTCGCCGAGCAGCGGGGCTGGATCCCCATCGACGCGGCTGCCGATCCCCAGCAGGTGGGCGAGGCCTGCCGGGCCGCCCTGCGGGCCCTTGAGCGATGA
- a CDS encoding DNA polymerase III subunit delta': MSALFAHLVGQQQARTLLLAALAQGRLAPAYLFAGPHGVGRRLAAMAFLEGVLAGIGGDAGLRRRLQQGNHPDLLWVEPTYLEKGQLVPRSQAEAAGVSRRSAPQLRLDQIREVSRFLGRRPLEAERCVVVLDGVEAMAEAAANALLKTLEEPGDGLLILIASAPEQLLSTIRSRCQVIPFGRLRPDEIERVLPPTSGLEPQDPAELVQLAAGSPGALQEHRRHWQALPEGVAGRLLQLVEGDGDPLQALELARDLSESLDGEQQQWLVQWWQQALWNRHRQAAMLHRLNRLGRQLQAYVQPRLAWEVALLELAGSGVRPG; encoded by the coding sequence ATGAGCGCACTGTTTGCACACCTGGTGGGCCAGCAGCAGGCCCGCACCCTGCTGCTGGCCGCCCTGGCGCAGGGCCGCCTGGCGCCGGCCTATCTGTTCGCCGGCCCCCATGGTGTGGGGCGCCGCCTGGCGGCCATGGCTTTCCTGGAAGGGGTGCTGGCGGGCATCGGCGGCGATGCGGGTCTGCGGCGCCGCCTGCAGCAGGGCAACCATCCCGATCTGCTCTGGGTGGAACCCACCTATCTGGAGAAGGGCCAGCTGGTGCCGCGCTCCCAGGCGGAGGCCGCCGGTGTCAGCCGCCGCTCCGCGCCCCAGCTGCGTCTGGACCAGATCCGCGAGGTGTCCCGTTTCCTCGGGCGACGGCCGCTGGAGGCGGAGCGCTGTGTGGTGGTGCTGGATGGGGTGGAGGCGATGGCCGAGGCAGCGGCCAACGCCCTGCTGAAAACCCTGGAGGAGCCGGGGGATGGCCTGTTGATCCTGATCGCCAGCGCACCGGAGCAGCTGCTCAGCACCATTCGCTCCCGCTGTCAGGTGATCCCGTTCGGGCGGCTGCGTCCGGACGAGATCGAACGGGTGCTCCCACCCACCTCCGGCCTGGAACCGCAGGATCCCGCCGAACTGGTGCAGCTCGCCGCCGGCTCTCCAGGCGCGCTGCAGGAGCACCGCCGCCACTGGCAGGCGCTGCCGGAGGGAGTGGCGGGCCGCCTGCTGCAGCTGGTGGAGGGGGATGGCGATCCCCTGCAGGCCCTGGAGCTGGCGCGCGACCTCAGCGAGTCGCTCGATGGTGAGCAGCAGCAGTGGCTGGTGCAGTGGTGGCAGCAGGCCCTCTGGAACCGTCACCGCCAGGCCGCGATGCTGCACCGGCTCAACCGGCTCGGCCGGCAGCTGCAGGCCTACGTGCAACCCCGGCTGGCCTGGGAGGTGGCCCTGCTGGAGCTGGCCGGCAGCGGCGTCCGTCCCGGCTAG
- a CDS encoding response regulator transcription factor: MKPCILLIEDDSDMRELVAGHLMHGGFDVQQAEDGIRGQALALQYSPDLILLDLMLPKVDGLTLCQRLRRDERTTRIPILMLTALGGTKDKVSGFNSGADDYLTKPFDLEELTVRVKALLRRSDHAPLSTKLNEILSYGPLTLVPERFEAIWFDAPVRLTHLEFELLHCLLQRHGQTVSPSLILKEVWGYEPDDDIETIRVHVRHLRTKLEPDPRKPRFIKTVYGAGYCLELPNEEQLADLIPLIDEARQARAS; this comes from the coding sequence ATGAAACCCTGCATCCTGCTGATCGAAGACGACAGCGACATGCGCGAGCTGGTGGCCGGCCACCTGATGCATGGTGGATTCGACGTGCAACAGGCCGAGGACGGCATCCGGGGCCAGGCCCTGGCACTGCAGTACAGCCCGGATCTGATCCTGCTCGACCTGATGCTGCCCAAGGTGGATGGGCTCACCCTCTGCCAGCGGCTGCGCCGCGATGAGCGCACCACCCGCATCCCGATCCTGATGCTCACCGCCCTGGGTGGCACCAAGGACAAGGTGAGCGGGTTCAACTCCGGCGCGGACGACTACCTCACCAAGCCGTTCGACCTCGAGGAACTCACGGTGCGGGTGAAGGCACTGCTGCGCCGCAGCGACCACGCGCCACTGTCCACCAAGCTCAACGAGATTCTCAGCTACGGACCGCTCACCCTGGTGCCCGAGCGCTTTGAGGCCATCTGGTTCGACGCGCCGGTGCGGCTCACCCACCTGGAGTTCGAGCTGCTGCACTGCCTGCTGCAGCGCCATGGCCAGACGGTGTCCCCCTCCCTGATCCTCAAGGAGGTGTGGGGCTACGAGCCCGACGACGACATCGAAACGATCCGGGTGCACGTGCGCCACCTGCGCACCAAGCTCGAGCCCGATCCGCGCAAGCCCCGCTTCATCAAGACCGTATACGGAGCCGGCTACTGCCTGGAGCTGCCCAACGAGGAGCAGCTCGCCGACCTGATCCCCCTGATTGATGAGGCCCGCCAGGCCCGGGCCAGCTAG
- a CDS encoding ABC transporter ATP-binding protein: MNPGQDQAAEPPILELEAVDYTWPGGAVALRGCDLRLPARGLWMLVGRNGSGKSSLLRVITGLLQPQGGRVQRRGRCALVFQNPDHQLLLPSCGSELLLAIDAGLPPAERWQRVTAALELVGLGGLAERPIHGLSGGQKQRLAIAAALASEADLLLLDEPTALLDPDSQHEVLGLIRRLSHRTERPLAALWITHRLEELGQCDGAAQMQAGQLGPWIPGAELAQQLTLA, encoded by the coding sequence GTGAATCCCGGCCAGGACCAGGCAGCTGAGCCGCCCATCCTCGAGCTGGAGGCGGTGGACTACACCTGGCCCGGCGGAGCCGTGGCCCTGCGGGGCTGCGACCTGCGGTTGCCGGCCAGGGGGCTGTGGATGCTGGTGGGTCGCAACGGCAGCGGCAAGAGCTCGCTGCTGCGGGTGATCACCGGGTTGCTGCAACCGCAGGGCGGGCGTGTGCAGCGCCGGGGCCGCTGTGCCCTGGTGTTCCAGAACCCCGACCACCAGCTGCTGCTCCCCAGCTGCGGCAGCGAACTGCTGCTGGCCATCGACGCCGGGCTGCCGCCGGCTGAGCGCTGGCAACGGGTGACTGCCGCCCTGGAGCTGGTGGGCCTGGGCGGCCTGGCGGAGCGTCCCATCCACGGGCTGAGCGGTGGGCAGAAGCAACGGCTCGCCATCGCTGCGGCCCTGGCCAGCGAGGCGGATCTGCTGCTGCTGGATGAGCCGACGGCCCTGCTGGATCCCGACAGCCAGCACGAGGTGCTGGGCCTGATCCGGCGCCTGAGCCATCGGACTGAGCGGCCGCTCGCGGCCCTGTGGATCACCCACCGCCTGGAGGAACTGGGCCAATGCGACGGCGCCGCCCAGATGCAGGCCGGCCAGCTCGGCCCCTGGATCCCGGGGGCGGAGCTGGCCCAGCAGCTGACGCTCGCCTGA
- the psbD gene encoding photosystem II D2 protein (photosystem q(a) protein): protein MTIAAGRLPQRGWFDVLDDWLKRDRFVFVGWSGLLLFPTAYLALGGWLTGTTFATSWYTHGIASSYLEGCNFLTAAVSTPADAMGHSLLLLWGPEAQGDFVRWVQLGGLWPFVALHGAFALIGFMLRQFEIARLVGIRPYNAIAFSGPIAVFVSVFLMYPLGQSSWFFAPSFGVAAIFRFLLFLQGFHNWTLNPFHMMGVAGILGGALLCAIHGATVENTLFEDGEQSNTFKAFEPTQEEETYSMVTANRFWSQIFGIAFSNKRWLHFFMLFVPVMGLWTSSIGIIGLALNLRAYDFVSQEIRAAEDPEFETFYTKNILLNEGLRAWMAPADQPHENFVFPEEVLPRGNAL, encoded by the coding sequence ATGACGATCGCTGCAGGGCGCTTGCCCCAGCGGGGATGGTTCGACGTCCTCGACGACTGGCTCAAGCGCGACCGCTTCGTTTTTGTGGGGTGGTCCGGTCTGCTGCTGTTCCCCACCGCCTATCTGGCGCTGGGCGGCTGGCTCACCGGCACCACCTTCGCCACCTCCTGGTACACCCACGGCATTGCCAGCTCCTACCTGGAGGGCTGCAATTTCCTCACCGCCGCCGTCAGCACCCCCGCTGACGCCATGGGCCACAGCCTGCTGCTGCTCTGGGGCCCCGAGGCCCAGGGCGACTTCGTGCGCTGGGTCCAGCTGGGCGGCCTCTGGCCCTTCGTGGCCCTGCACGGCGCCTTCGCCCTGATCGGCTTCATGCTGCGTCAGTTCGAGATCGCTCGCCTGGTGGGCATCCGCCCTTACAACGCCATCGCCTTCTCCGGCCCGATCGCGGTGTTCGTCAGTGTCTTCCTGATGTACCCGCTGGGCCAGAGCAGCTGGTTCTTTGCCCCCAGCTTCGGCGTGGCCGCCATCTTCCGCTTCCTGCTGTTCCTGCAGGGCTTCCACAACTGGACCCTCAACCCCTTCCACATGATGGGCGTGGCCGGGATCCTGGGCGGTGCCCTGCTCTGCGCCATCCACGGCGCCACGGTGGAGAACACCCTGTTTGAGGACGGCGAGCAGTCGAACACCTTCAAGGCGTTCGAGCCCACCCAGGAAGAAGAGACCTATTCGATGGTCACCGCCAACCGCTTCTGGAGCCAGATCTTCGGGATCGCCTTCTCCAACAAGCGCTGGCTGCACTTCTTCATGCTGTTCGTGCCGGTGATGGGTCTGTGGACCAGCAGCATCGGCATCATCGGTCTGGCCCTCAACCTGCGCGCCTACGACTTCGTGTCGCAGGAGATCCGCGCCGCTGAGGACCCCGAGTTCGAGACCTTCTACACCAAGAACATCCTTCTGAATGAAGGTCTGCGTGCCTGGATGGCACCGGCTGACCAGCCGCACGAAAACTTCGTCTTCCCTGAAGAGGTACTGCCCCGCGGTAACGCTCTCTGA
- a CDS encoding aspartyl/asparaginyl beta-hydroxylase domain-containing protein produces MTPGAAQPRPRRRQQDPARRHWTFPARNRKARLRRWVHGALESLVCRFALHGDRPVFAADQFSWIGQVEANWQEVRRELDAVMTYREAMPNFQDILREVGSIQKDDNWKTFFLKGVGMNCTENARRCPETMRVLAAIPGCTTAFFSILSPHKQIPPHRGAWAGVLRLHLALMVPEPREQCRIRIADQIHTWQEGRCLVFDDTYNHQVWNDTDGYRVVLFVDFERPLRWPLRSLNHWLLNLAALAPFLREANARQEAAERSFWQRMTAAAVGP; encoded by the coding sequence TTGACCCCCGGTGCAGCCCAACCCCGTCCCCGCCGCCGCCAGCAGGATCCGGCCAGGCGGCACTGGACCTTTCCGGCCCGCAACCGCAAGGCACGGCTCCGCCGCTGGGTCCATGGCGCGCTGGAGAGCCTGGTGTGCCGCTTTGCACTGCACGGGGATCGGCCGGTGTTTGCGGCGGACCAGTTCAGCTGGATCGGCCAGGTGGAGGCCAACTGGCAGGAGGTGCGCCGCGAACTGGATGCGGTGATGACCTACCGGGAGGCCATGCCCAATTTCCAGGACATCCTGCGGGAGGTGGGCAGCATCCAGAAGGACGACAACTGGAAGACCTTCTTTCTCAAGGGCGTGGGCATGAACTGCACGGAGAACGCCCGGCGCTGCCCGGAAACGATGCGCGTGCTGGCGGCCATCCCCGGCTGCACCACCGCTTTTTTCTCGATCCTGTCGCCCCACAAGCAGATCCCGCCCCACCGGGGAGCCTGGGCCGGGGTGCTGCGCCTGCACCTGGCCCTGATGGTGCCGGAGCCGCGGGAGCAGTGCCGCATCCGCATCGCCGATCAGATCCACACCTGGCAGGAGGGCCGCTGCCTGGTGTTCGACGACACCTACAACCACCAGGTGTGGAACGACACCGACGGCTACCGGGTGGTGCTGTTCGTGGACTTCGAGCGGCCGCTGCGCTGGCCGCTGCGCAGCCTGAACCACTGGCTGCTGAACCTGGCCGCTCTGGCCCCCTTCCTGCGCGAGGCCAATGCCAGGCAGGAGGCTGCGGAGCGCAGCTTCTGGCAGCGGATGACCGCCGCGGCGGTGGGGCCATGA
- a CDS encoding carbohydrate porin, whose amino-acid sequence MKLFQQLLVAPAALGLLAPVAATAAEVNLTGVNQYATEEQVTSISQFSDVRPTDWAYQALSNLIERYGCVAGYPDGTYKGGRAMTRFEAAALLNACLDRVTEVTDELKRLMAEFEKELAVLKGRVDGLEAKVTELEANQFSTTTKLNGIATMVLGGAGNTGAGDKVTANYDVRLNFDTSFTGEDLLRTTLRSGNFARSALGGRGSSLSLMEVAFQEDGGLIGGGVDVVGINRLFYQFPVADGFKVTFGAKVRQDDMLAMWPSVYPSDSVLDLFTYAGSPNTYPLTLGAGAGVSWTSGGFSLSALYVSREAAAENSRNGLGEGITTTVQAGYAGENFGAALAYTYNDASTANTFQNIGNLGGSSNNIGLAGYWQPSDSGWIPSISAGLGWADFNRDAWNWYAGLQWSDMGIEGNDLGFAIGSNGYSDGGPGHSTGVGLEVWYKFQVTDNISVTPAFFWVENDVRGIDDVVGGLIKTTFKF is encoded by the coding sequence ATGAAACTCTTCCAGCAACTGCTGGTGGCTCCTGCGGCCCTGGGTCTGCTGGCCCCCGTGGCCGCAACCGCCGCCGAGGTCAACCTGACCGGCGTCAACCAGTACGCCACCGAGGAGCAGGTCACCAGCATCTCCCAGTTCTCGGACGTCCGTCCCACCGACTGGGCCTACCAGGCTCTCTCCAACCTGATTGAGCGCTACGGCTGCGTGGCCGGTTATCCCGACGGCACCTACAAGGGTGGCCGCGCCATGACCCGCTTCGAGGCTGCCGCTCTGCTGAACGCCTGCCTCGACCGCGTCACCGAAGTGACCGACGAGCTCAAGCGCCTGATGGCCGAGTTCGAGAAGGAACTCGCCGTGCTCAAGGGCCGCGTGGACGGCCTGGAGGCCAAGGTGACTGAACTGGAGGCCAACCAGTTCTCCACCACCACCAAGCTCAACGGTATCGCCACCATGGTTCTGGGCGGTGCCGGCAACACCGGCGCCGGTGACAAGGTCACCGCCAACTACGACGTTCGCCTGAACTTCGACACCAGCTTCACCGGTGAAGACCTGCTGCGCACCACCCTGCGTTCCGGCAACTTCGCCCGTTCGGCCCTGGGTGGTCGGGGCAGCTCCCTGTCCCTCATGGAAGTGGCCTTCCAGGAAGACGGCGGCCTGATCGGTGGCGGTGTTGATGTGGTTGGCATCAACCGCCTCTTCTACCAGTTCCCCGTGGCCGACGGCTTCAAGGTCACCTTCGGTGCCAAGGTCCGTCAGGACGACATGCTGGCCATGTGGCCCAGCGTGTACCCCTCTGACTCGGTCCTCGACCTGTTCACCTACGCGGGTTCCCCCAACACCTACCCCCTCACCCTGGGTGCCGGTGCCGGTGTGTCCTGGACCTCCGGTGGCTTCAGCCTGAGTGCTCTGTACGTCTCCCGTGAGGCTGCTGCGGAAAACTCCCGCAATGGCCTGGGTGAAGGCATCACCACCACCGTTCAGGCCGGCTATGCCGGTGAGAACTTCGGTGCTGCCCTGGCTTACACCTACAACGACGCCAGCACCGCCAACACCTTCCAGAACATCGGCAATCTGGGCGGCAGCAGCAACAACATCGGCCTGGCTGGCTACTGGCAGCCCTCCGACAGCGGCTGGATCCCCTCGATCAGCGCCGGCCTCGGCTGGGCTGACTTCAACCGTGACGCCTGGAACTGGTACGCCGGTCTCCAGTGGAGCGACATGGGCATCGAGGGCAACGACCTCGGCTTCGCCATCGGCTCCAACGGCTACTCCGACGGCGGCCCTGGCCACAGCACCGGTGTGGGTCTGGAGGTCTGGTACAAGTTCCAGGTCACCGACAACATCAGCGTGACCCCCGCCTTCTTCTGGGTGGAGAACGACGTTCGTGGTATCGACGATGTGGTTGGCGGTCTGATCAAGACCACCTTCAAGTTCTGA